Sequence from the Aerococcus tenax genome:
AACATCACGAAGCTAAGCATAATAAATAAAGATAGGTGAATTGCATGCCGGACATTGAAAATTTACTAATGACTATTATTCAACCTTTAGTGTCTTATCCTGAAGACATTCAACTCGAAGTGAGTGATGGGGATGAATTCTTAGAATACCATTTAATGGTGCATCCCGATGATGTTGGACGTGTCATTGGTAAGCGCGGACGCGTAGCGAATGCTATTCGCACAATATTATATAGTGTACGCGTAAAAGGTCATCGTCGGGTTCGATTAACGATCGA
This genomic interval carries:
- a CDS encoding KH domain-containing protein — protein: MPDIENLLMTIIQPLVSYPEDIQLEVSDGDEFLEYHLMVHPDDVGRVIGKRGRVANAIRTILYSVRVKGHRRVRLTIDRIDEDQ